The window TGATCCTGGAGAGTCCTGTGCTCCCTGTGATGGAGCGACAGACCGTCGCTCTGCGCTGCAGAAAAAAGGCAGCAACCTCCAGCTTAGCTGATTTCTATAAAGATGGCCACTACAGACAGACTGGATATCAAGGCCAGGTTATCATTCACAACGTCTCCAAGTCCGACGAAGGACTGTACAAGTGCAAAATCTCTGGAGGAGGATCAGCAGAGAGCTGGCTGGCTGTCAGAGGTGAGACATAATAGTTGTATTTATGCCTATCTTGACATGTTAGTGTTTGAACTGAGGAGATGCTACATGAACTCACAGCCCGTCAAACCCTCTTTTCTCATGGCGTTTACAGCATATGTTGCTGATGCACCTCAAGACGGTCAGGAGTCGTTTACTCGTCCTCCCTACGATGGACATGTTGAGCTTTCCATCCTGTTACCGACTGTTTTCACCATTATGTGTGtggctgtgctgctgtcagtggTGGGAATACTTCAGTGTCGGAAACACAAAGGTGGGTGTGAATCGGGTCAGTTTGATGTTACATGTCTGCGACTGCTGTAAGGGCACGATACCGTATATGTAGAtcacaaatacacaacatttCTTCACTAGCTCAGTTTCCACAGAAAACTGAGCTAGTGAAGAAGTATCAGAATCCACAGAagcatctttattttctttagagTTTATTGAAATTTCTATGATGAAAGCCACATAAACAATGTTCCTAATAGTCCTTAAATGATGTcccttcttttttctgtcttttttccatgtAGTCGCGTGTTTTTCCGCTGAGATGCCAACAACAGGATCAGATCCAGATAAGTATA is drawn from Plectropomus leopardus isolate mb unplaced genomic scaffold, YSFRI_Pleo_2.0 unplaced_scaffold16618, whole genome shotgun sequence and contains these coding sequences:
- the LOC121964666 gene encoding uncharacterized protein LOC121964666, encoding MERQTVALRCRKKAATSSLADFYKDGHYRQTGYQGQVIIHNVSKSDEGLYKCKISGGGSAESWLAVRAYVADAPQDGQESFTRPPYDGHVELSILLPTVFTIMCVAVLLSVVGILQCRKHKVACFSAEMPTTGSDPDKYKIVCEHAPIAEPRMDLYANITEHRNKRVRGRPRVAETHMPIYVNITGHKKKKSSELTNVAHSSKAKGRKQR